From Streptomyces sp. Edi4, one genomic window encodes:
- the glgX gene encoding glycogen debranching protein GlgX, with protein sequence METWPGRPYPLGAVHDGAGTNFALFSEVAEGVELCLFDDAGDERRVPLTDADGSVWHAYLPGVGPGQRYGYRVHGPYRPSEGLRCDPAKLLLDPYATAVDGQLDGDPSLLTADPEHPGTPNGLDSAGHGMFAVVTDRGFDWEGDRRPNHPYHESVIYEAHVRGLTMRHPSVPKELRGTYAGLAHPEVIDHLKELGVTAVELMPVHQFTQDGFLVDRGLSNYWGYNTIGFFAPHNGFAAGGTRGEQVVEFKEMVKALHAAGIEVILDVVFNHTAEGNERGPTLSFRGIDNTAYYRLVDDDPAHYFDTTGTGNSLLMRHPNVLQLIMDSLRYWVTEMRVDGFRFDLAATLARQFHEVDRLSVFFDLVQQDPVISQVKLIAEPWDIGDGGYQVGNFPSLWSEWNGQYRDTVRGFWRGEGGTLADFASRLTGSSDLYQHDRRRPRASVNFVVAHDGFTLRDLVSYDTKHNEANGEDNRDGADDNRSWNCGVEGETDDPDVRELRLRQQRNLLATLLLSQGVPMLAHGDELGRTQNGNNNAYCQDNEISWVDWELDDERRGLLDFTRRVVALRHAHPGLRRRHFPVGPTPGTPPERAEVVWLRPDACQMDDEDWKRDDAHVLAVYLCADDPMERDARGRPVTDDTFLLLFNSFHEPVDFRVPPAAFGEEWHLVLDTADPSADGKTSRFKAEAEFPMAAHSLRVLRRGRRG encoded by the coding sequence ATGGAGACGTGGCCTGGTCGTCCTTATCCGCTCGGTGCTGTCCACGACGGCGCCGGAACCAATTTCGCCCTCTTCTCCGAGGTGGCAGAGGGGGTGGAACTCTGCCTCTTCGACGACGCCGGCGACGAGCGGCGCGTGCCGCTCACCGACGCCGACGGATCGGTCTGGCACGCCTATCTGCCCGGTGTGGGCCCCGGCCAGCGGTACGGCTACCGGGTGCACGGCCCGTACCGGCCGTCCGAGGGGCTGCGCTGCGATCCGGCGAAGTTGCTGCTCGACCCGTACGCCACCGCCGTGGACGGACAGCTCGACGGCGACCCCTCCCTGCTCACCGCCGACCCGGAGCACCCTGGCACGCCCAACGGCCTGGACAGCGCGGGGCACGGGATGTTCGCGGTGGTGACCGACCGGGGTTTCGACTGGGAGGGCGACCGGCGCCCGAACCACCCCTACCACGAGTCGGTGATCTACGAGGCCCACGTACGGGGCCTGACGATGCGTCACCCCAGTGTGCCCAAGGAACTGCGCGGTACGTACGCCGGGCTCGCGCACCCCGAGGTGATCGACCACCTCAAGGAACTGGGCGTCACAGCGGTGGAGTTGATGCCGGTGCATCAGTTCACGCAGGACGGATTCCTCGTCGACCGGGGCCTGTCGAACTACTGGGGCTACAACACCATCGGCTTCTTCGCGCCGCACAACGGCTTCGCGGCCGGCGGTACCCGGGGAGAGCAGGTCGTCGAGTTCAAGGAGATGGTGAAGGCTCTGCACGCCGCCGGGATCGAGGTCATCCTGGACGTGGTGTTCAACCACACGGCCGAAGGCAACGAGCGGGGCCCCACCCTGTCGTTCCGGGGCATCGACAACACGGCGTACTACCGTCTCGTCGACGACGACCCCGCGCACTACTTCGACACCACCGGCACCGGCAACTCCCTGCTGATGCGCCACCCCAACGTCCTGCAACTCATCATGGACTCACTGCGGTACTGGGTCACCGAGATGCGCGTCGACGGCTTCCGCTTCGACCTCGCGGCCACCCTTGCGCGGCAGTTCCACGAGGTGGACCGGCTTTCGGTCTTCTTCGACCTGGTCCAGCAGGACCCGGTGATCAGCCAGGTCAAGCTGATCGCCGAACCCTGGGACATCGGGGACGGCGGCTATCAGGTGGGCAACTTCCCCTCCCTGTGGTCGGAGTGGAACGGCCAGTACCGCGACACCGTGCGCGGCTTCTGGCGGGGCGAGGGCGGCACCCTGGCCGACTTCGCGTCCCGGCTCACGGGCTCGTCCGACCTCTACCAGCACGACCGGCGGCGGCCCCGGGCAAGCGTGAACTTCGTGGTGGCGCACGACGGATTCACGCTGCGCGACCTCGTCTCGTACGACACCAAGCACAATGAGGCCAATGGCGAGGACAACCGGGACGGCGCGGACGACAACCGGTCCTGGAACTGCGGCGTCGAGGGTGAGACCGATGACCCCGACGTACGGGAGCTGCGCCTGCGCCAGCAGCGCAACCTGCTCGCGACGCTCCTGCTCTCCCAGGGCGTACCGATGCTCGCCCACGGTGACGAGCTGGGGCGCACCCAGAACGGCAACAACAACGCCTACTGCCAGGACAACGAAATCTCCTGGGTGGACTGGGAGTTGGACGACGAGCGGCGCGGTCTGCTCGACTTCACCCGGCGTGTGGTGGCGCTGCGCCACGCCCACCCGGGGCTGCGCCGTCGCCACTTCCCCGTCGGCCCCACCCCCGGCACCCCGCCGGAGCGCGCCGAGGTGGTCTGGTTGCGGCCCGACGCGTGTCAGATGGACGACGAGGACTGGAAGCGCGACGACGCACACGTCCTCGCGGTGTACCTGTGCGCCGACGACCCCATGGAACGCGACGCGCGGGGCCGCCCCGTCACCGACGACACGTTCCTGCTCCTGTTCAACAGCTTCCACGAGCCCGTCGACTTCCGCGTGCCGCCGGCGGCGTTCGGCGAGGAGTGGCACCTGGTACTGGACACGGCGGACCCGTCGGCGGACGGGAAGACGTCCCGCTTCAAGGCGGAAGCCGAATTCCCCATGGCGGCGCACAGTTTGCGGGTCCTGCGGCGGGGGCGGCGGGGGTGA
- a CDS encoding PPOX class F420-dependent oxidoreductase: protein MSPRIATNTPVSLDQLLEFVRPRHRAILLTRRTDGGPQGSPLTCGVDEAGRLVMSTYPDRAKTRNTRRDPRVSVIVLSDAWDGPWVQVDGEAEVIDAPESVEPLVDYFRSISGEHPDWAEYRAAMVKQGKSLIRVTPVRWGPVATGGFPPAPAQEQGQE, encoded by the coding sequence ATGAGCCCGCGCATCGCGACCAACACGCCTGTCTCACTCGACCAGTTGCTGGAGTTCGTCCGCCCTCGGCACCGCGCGATCCTGCTGACCCGGCGGACCGACGGCGGCCCGCAGGGATCCCCGCTGACATGCGGTGTCGACGAGGCGGGGCGCCTGGTCATGTCCACCTACCCCGACCGCGCCAAGACCCGGAACACCCGCAGGGACCCCCGCGTCAGCGTGATCGTCCTCTCGGACGCCTGGGACGGACCCTGGGTCCAGGTGGACGGCGAGGCCGAGGTCATCGACGCGCCGGAATCGGTCGAGCCCCTGGTGGACTACTTCCGGAGCATCAGCGGCGAGCACCCGGACTGGGCGGAGTACCGCGCGGCGATGGTGAAGCAGGGCAAGTCCCTGATCCGCGTCACACCGGTGCGCTGGGGACCGGTGGCGACCGGCGGGTTCCCGCCCGCGCCCGCGCAGGAGCAGGGACAGGAGTAG
- a CDS encoding MBL fold metallo-hydrolase, translating to MTLASDLRQIAPGVFAWRPRADGVWGLANCGLITSHGDAILVDTPYTPALTDTFLDAARVAAGHTAFNRVAVTHANGDHTWGLQQLPGAEIIATRATLEHQCLEPTPQQLFTLCHDADPNQALGWYVRRHFGRFDFSDIQVLPPTTTFTGRLDLRVGSIPVELLEVGPAHTVGDLIVHLPEQRVVFAGDVVFSGDHPSHWAGPLKRISDACRRILALAPEWIVPGHGPLMTPDALRDHVAYLDDLAEQAALLHAQGLTALEAARVLLKEDRYPGLALPERLAITLGTEFHHLREDSSTPDLLALMTQAAHIARDSAAPASPAA from the coding sequence ATGACTCTTGCTTCTGACTTGCGGCAGATCGCCCCCGGGGTGTTCGCGTGGCGTCCCCGGGCGGACGGCGTGTGGGGGCTGGCCAACTGCGGCCTGATCACCTCCCACGGCGACGCGATACTGGTCGACACGCCCTACACTCCGGCGCTGACGGACACCTTCCTCGACGCCGCTCGCGTGGCAGCCGGTCACACCGCGTTCAACCGAGTGGCCGTCACCCACGCCAATGGCGACCACACTTGGGGCCTCCAGCAGCTGCCGGGTGCCGAGATCATCGCGACTCGGGCGACGCTGGAGCACCAGTGTCTGGAACCGACGCCCCAACAACTGTTCACGCTCTGCCATGACGCCGACCCGAACCAGGCGCTGGGTTGGTACGTCCGCCGGCACTTCGGGCGGTTCGACTTCTCGGACATCCAGGTGCTCCCCCCGACCACCACGTTCACCGGCCGACTCGACCTGCGGGTCGGCTCCATACCCGTCGAACTGCTGGAGGTCGGCCCCGCTCACACCGTCGGCGACCTCATCGTCCACCTGCCCGAGCAACGCGTGGTGTTCGCCGGTGACGTCGTCTTCTCCGGCGATCACCCGTCACACTGGGCCGGCCCCCTCAAGCGGATCTCCGACGCCTGTAGGCGGATCCTGGCGCTCGCCCCGGAATGGATCGTGCCGGGTCACGGCCCACTCATGACTCCCGACGCTCTGCGGGACCACGTGGCCTACCTCGACGACCTCGCCGAACAGGCGGCCTTGCTGCACGCCCAGGGGCTCACCGCGCTCGAAGCCGCCCGCGTCCTGCTCAAGGAGGACCGTTACCCCGGCCTCGCACTGCCGGAGCGGCTCGCGATCACCCTCGGCACGGAATTCCACCATCTCCGCGAGGACTCCTCGACTCCCGACCTGCTCGCGCTGATGACCCAGGCAGCCCACATCGCACGGGACTCCGCGGCGCCGGCTTCGCCGGCTGCGTGA
- a CDS encoding PIG-L family deacetylase: MTDRPLTLMAVHAHPDDEATGTGGVLARYAAEGIRTVLVTCTDGGCGDGPGGVKPGDPGHDPAAVAAMRRDELKASCAVLNISHLEMLDYADSGMMGWSTNDAPGSFWRTPVAEGAARLAELMRRYEPDVVVTYDENGFYGHPDHIQANRVTMAALAMIEQTPKVYWTTAPRSLMRRFGELMREFNPDAPEPDPAEAAAMAEIGLPDEEITTWVDTSAYGTQKFDALAAHASQGENIFFLRMGVERFTEVMGVETFVRVQDSTGADVPENDMFAGLR, from the coding sequence GTGACTGATCGGCCTTTGACTCTCATGGCTGTGCACGCCCACCCCGACGACGAGGCCACGGGAACGGGTGGAGTTCTTGCCCGGTACGCGGCGGAGGGCATTCGCACGGTTCTGGTGACGTGTACCGACGGCGGGTGCGGAGACGGCCCCGGAGGGGTCAAGCCGGGTGATCCCGGGCACGACCCGGCGGCCGTCGCCGCTATGCGGCGTGATGAACTCAAGGCCAGCTGCGCGGTCTTGAACATCAGTCATCTGGAAATGCTGGACTACGCCGACTCGGGCATGATGGGCTGGTCCACCAATGACGCCCCCGGCTCGTTCTGGCGGACGCCGGTGGCGGAGGGCGCCGCGAGGCTCGCGGAACTCATGCGGCGCTACGAACCCGATGTAGTCGTCACCTACGACGAGAACGGCTTCTACGGGCACCCGGACCACATCCAGGCGAACCGCGTCACGATGGCGGCACTGGCGATGATCGAGCAGACGCCGAAGGTGTACTGGACGACGGCGCCCCGCTCGCTGATGCGGCGATTCGGTGAGCTCATGCGCGAATTCAACCCGGACGCCCCGGAGCCGGACCCCGCCGAGGCCGCCGCGATGGCGGAGATCGGGCTCCCGGACGAGGAGATCACCACATGGGTGGACACCTCGGCCTACGGCACCCAGAAGTTCGACGCCCTGGCCGCACACGCGAGCCAGGGGGAGAACATCTTCTTCCTGCGGATGGGCGTGGAGAGGTTCACCGAAGTGATGGGCGTCGAAACCTTCGTCCGGGTCCAGGACAGCACCGGGGCCGACGTGCCGGAGAACGACATGTTCGCCGGACTGCGCTGA
- a CDS encoding TetR/AcrR family transcriptional regulator, which produces MATRGRPRKFDPDIALRQALTLFWERGYEGTSLSDLAAAMGIASASIYACFGSKENLFRQVMGLYGATSGESPRRALREQPTARAAIEAMLRATAHEITRPDTPTGCMLILTALTGPVENQGVREFLADLRRDMHATIRDRLVRGVADGDLTAPPAGLDAIARYYTTVVEGLSVQARDGATRAELEEVIACATATWDHLVSRPLPTSG; this is translated from the coding sequence ATGGCCACTCGAGGCAGGCCGCGCAAATTCGATCCCGACATCGCCCTGCGCCAGGCCCTGACCCTGTTCTGGGAACGGGGCTACGAGGGCACGTCGCTCAGCGATCTTGCCGCGGCCATGGGTATCGCCTCGGCCAGCATCTACGCCTGCTTCGGCAGCAAGGAAAACCTGTTCCGCCAGGTCATGGGGCTCTACGGCGCCACGTCGGGGGAGTCGCCCCGGCGCGCCCTGCGCGAGCAGCCGACCGCGCGCGCCGCGATCGAGGCCATGTTGCGCGCCACCGCGCACGAGATCACCCGCCCGGACACACCGACCGGCTGCATGCTCATCCTGACCGCGCTCACCGGACCGGTGGAGAACCAGGGGGTACGGGAGTTCCTTGCCGACCTGCGGCGCGACATGCACGCCACCATCAGGGACCGGCTGGTCCGAGGAGTCGCCGACGGAGACCTCACCGCGCCCCCGGCCGGCCTCGACGCCATCGCGCGGTACTACACCACGGTGGTCGAGGGCCTGTCCGTCCAGGCCCGTGACGGCGCCACCCGCGCCGAGCTGGAAGAGGTCATCGCCTGCGCGACGGCCACGTGGGACCACCTCGTGTCCCGCCCGCTGCCCACCAGTGGATGA